In one Desulfobaculum bizertense DSM 18034 genomic region, the following are encoded:
- a CDS encoding MaoC/PaaZ C-terminal domain-containing protein: MALKLDMQGKTYGPFVREYDFKDLILFALGCGAGYDGRTDLEYVYEKDQKILPMFAAMPIVDSEVTKTIDYGFQWGGSLHWGFDLKFHQPLTAMSGKLSTKVLLKALYDRGEGRGLLAQHIGDTYDENGTLLFTNESWDCALFDGGWGGPKAPKDVVEIPEREPDFEVTEQIALNRGLIYRLNGDFHPQHVDWEYAQKYGYPKPNLHAVSTAGVACRHIIKSLIPGEPERLTRFKTRITKPLFPGCTVKTQMWKWDDNSIHFRVIDAEHPEIAYLNYALAEWK, encoded by the coding sequence ATGGCACTGAAATTGGACATGCAGGGCAAAACTTATGGCCCGTTTGTACGTGAATACGATTTCAAAGATCTGATTCTGTTCGCTCTCGGATGCGGCGCAGGCTACGACGGACGTACTGACCTTGAGTACGTTTACGAGAAGGATCAGAAGATCCTTCCCATGTTTGCAGCTATGCCCATCGTGGATAGCGAAGTCACGAAGACCATTGACTATGGTTTTCAGTGGGGCGGTTCCCTGCACTGGGGTTTTGACCTCAAGTTCCATCAGCCTCTGACCGCAATGTCCGGCAAGCTCAGCACCAAAGTTCTGCTGAAAGCTCTGTACGACCGTGGCGAGGGCCGTGGACTTTTGGCCCAGCACATTGGTGACACCTACGACGAGAACGGCACCCTGCTTTTCACTAACGAAAGCTGGGACTGCGCACTCTTTGACGGCGGCTGGGGTGGCCCCAAGGCTCCCAAGGACGTCGTAGAGATTCCTGAGCGTGAGCCTGACTTTGAGGTGACTGAGCAGATCGCACTGAACCGTGGTCTGATCTACCGCCTGAATGGTGACTTCCATCCGCAGCACGTCGACTGGGAATACGCACAGAAGTACGGCTATCCCAAGCCGAACCTGCACGCAGTCAGCACTGCTGGTGTGGCTTGCCGTCACATCATCAAGTCCCTCATCCCCGGTGAGCCGGAACGTCTGACTCGTTTCAAGACTCGTATCACCAAGCCTCTGTTCCCGGGTTGCACCGTGAAGACGCAGATGTGGAAGTGGGACGACAACAGCATTCACTTCCGCGTGATCGACGCAGAGCATCCTGAGATTGCTTACCTGAACTACGCTCTTGCTGAGTGGAAGTAA
- the fixA gene encoding putative electron transfer flavoprotein FixA, whose product MKILVGYKLVPEEQDIAVNADGSLDTAKAAPKISQFDLNAVEAAVELKGMVADSTVTALSVGGKELENTKARKDILSRGPEELAVVVDEKFQNALPHQTALVLAAAAKKLGFDLILCGDGSGDLYAQQVGMRLGALLDVPSINGVSKIVSATDSTLTVERALEEEVEVLEIPLPAVVSVSADINVPTIPGMKAILKASKKPVSVLGADELGLEGESDLVESVEVKAPKQKDRKKIIVEGDGDDQIAEFVSHLRKVIN is encoded by the coding sequence ATGAAAATCTTAGTAGGATACAAATTAGTCCCGGAAGAGCAGGACATCGCCGTTAATGCTGACGGCTCCCTGGATACGGCCAAGGCTGCTCCGAAAATCAGCCAGTTCGACCTGAACGCAGTGGAAGCTGCTGTTGAGCTGAAAGGCATGGTTGCTGACAGCACTGTTACCGCACTGAGTGTGGGCGGCAAAGAGCTGGAAAACACCAAAGCCCGTAAGGATATTCTGTCCCGTGGCCCCGAAGAGCTGGCTGTTGTTGTGGACGAAAAATTTCAGAATGCCCTGCCGCACCAGACTGCACTCGTGCTTGCTGCAGCAGCAAAGAAGCTTGGCTTTGACCTGATTCTTTGTGGTGATGGCTCTGGCGACCTCTATGCCCAGCAGGTTGGCATGCGTCTTGGCGCACTGCTTGACGTGCCGAGCATCAACGGCGTGAGCAAGATTGTTTCCGCGACCGACAGCACCCTGACTGTTGAGCGCGCTCTGGAAGAAGAAGTCGAGGTTCTCGAGATTCCTCTGCCTGCCGTTGTGTCTGTTTCCGCAGACATCAATGTCCCCACTATCCCCGGTATGAAAGCAATCCTGAAGGCTTCCAAAAAGCCCGTGAGCGTTCTTGGCGCTGATGAGCTTGGTCTTGAGGGCGAGTCTGATCTGGTTGAGTCTGTTGAAGTGAAGGCTCCCAAGCAGAAGGACCGCAAGAAGATCATTGTTGAGGGTGACGGCGACGACCAGATCGCTGAATTTGTAAGCCACCTGCGCAAGGTTATTAACTAA
- a CDS encoding FAD-binding protein, producing the protein MSTVSNVWVFSDAASRLPEVIAGGKQLGDKVSAFVLGSQDDVAAAFSFGADAVYSLGEKVADRVVEDYAATMAQVIAEGDKPALVLLPATRRGKALASLLGVRLDAGVVTEASEISVEADGISAKHMVYGGLALGEEKITSQVAVVILGSGAYQAAEADASKTGEAVAVEYVAPKASIKCIERREKQGSTVDLDRAKRVVAIGRGIAKQEDIAIAEELCGAIEAELGCSRPIAEGEKWMAREQYVGISGVMPKPEVYLALGISGQIQHMVGVSGAQTIVAVNKDKNAPIFQFADYGIVGDLYKVVPALVNAFK; encoded by the coding sequence ATGAGCACTGTTTCCAACGTATGGGTTTTTAGTGATGCCGCTTCCCGCCTGCCAGAAGTGATTGCTGGCGGCAAGCAGCTTGGTGATAAGGTTTCCGCATTTGTTCTGGGTTCTCAGGACGATGTTGCAGCAGCATTCTCTTTTGGTGCAGACGCTGTGTACTCCCTTGGTGAGAAAGTCGCTGACCGTGTTGTCGAAGACTACGCCGCAACAATGGCTCAGGTCATTGCAGAGGGCGACAAGCCTGCTCTGGTTCTGCTTCCGGCAACCCGCCGTGGCAAAGCTCTGGCTTCTCTCCTTGGTGTCCGCCTTGATGCTGGTGTGGTTACCGAAGCTTCTGAGATTTCCGTTGAAGCTGACGGCATTTCTGCCAAGCACATGGTCTACGGTGGCCTCGCTCTTGGCGAAGAGAAAATTACATCTCAGGTTGCTGTTGTGATTCTTGGTAGTGGCGCATACCAGGCTGCTGAGGCTGATGCCTCCAAGACTGGTGAAGCTGTTGCTGTTGAGTATGTGGCTCCCAAAGCCAGCATCAAGTGCATTGAGCGTCGTGAAAAGCAGGGAAGCACTGTTGATCTCGACCGCGCAAAGCGCGTTGTGGCTATTGGCCGCGGCATTGCCAAGCAGGAAGACATCGCAATCGCAGAAGAACTCTGCGGTGCAATTGAAGCTGAACTCGGCTGCTCCCGTCCGATCGCCGAAGGCGAGAAGTGGATGGCTCGCGAGCAGTACGTCGGTATTTCCGGCGTGATGCCCAAGCCCGAAGTGTACCTGGCTCTCGGTATTTCCGGCCAGATTCAGCACATGGTTGGCGTCAGCGGTGCCCAGACCATCGTTGCTGTCAACAAAGACAAGAACGCACCTATTTTCCAGTTCGCTGACTACGGCATTGTCGGCGACCTGTACAAGGTTGTTCCAGCATTGGTGAACGCATTTAAATAA
- a CDS encoding sodium:solute symporter family protein has protein sequence MNIYILGVLLSVVFYMLVGTYAGRRVKNVEDYYVCGRNAPTLLIAGTMFASMLSTNGFMGDTAFCYGGNMTTMILINTLCACGYIFGALFFGRYIRRARVRTMPTYFSYRFNSKRIRRFAGITTVVSLTAYLLSVIQGTGILMQTMTGLDRVTCLLIAWGCITAFTFYSGSRGVILTDTMMFIFFLGATVIAGPYVFNAAGGLGSLLDTLMQDPNTPRGLLEYHGNPGAGSVMDIMLYAITMGLVWMVAVGVSPWQAGRNLMAKNEHVIFRSGAISAILTVVFSIYLYLMAVSVIPLNPGMEQPERVLIWAAFEVMPKCVGVLMLTGIMTAGLSSASTFLSVVSFSLSSDVLNLDTRNETSHLRWTRGIVLGVGLFALVLAYLDLSSIRIITWFASTIIAASWGYVAFASVWSKRLTERGAYLAMVGGFCGYLFFKLLKELGVPHLVAFLDPFFIGLFLSVILGVLGSRGQTRTPEELAFLEKLHRIPAEEAQAKEYRKDRGYGWLMVGMGVLVSVFLLKYWAIPYNRAIGTELPSLLLSLVG, from the coding sequence GTGAATATTTACATACTTGGTGTCCTGTTGAGTGTCGTTTTTTATATGCTCGTTGGCACGTATGCTGGCCGTAGGGTCAAGAACGTCGAAGATTATTATGTTTGTGGACGCAACGCTCCGACCCTGCTCATTGCCGGGACCATGTTTGCGTCAATGCTCAGCACAAACGGGTTCATGGGCGATACGGCATTTTGCTATGGCGGCAACATGACCACCATGATCCTTATCAACACGCTGTGCGCGTGTGGATACATTTTCGGAGCTTTGTTTTTTGGGCGCTACATTCGCCGGGCGCGAGTGCGGACCATGCCCACGTATTTCTCATATCGGTTTAACAGCAAAAGAATCCGGCGCTTTGCAGGCATCACGACGGTGGTTTCCCTGACTGCGTATCTTTTGAGTGTCATTCAGGGCACAGGGATTCTCATGCAGACCATGACCGGGCTTGATCGGGTGACCTGCCTTTTGATCGCCTGGGGCTGCATTACTGCGTTTACGTTCTATTCCGGTTCTCGCGGTGTCATTTTGACAGACACCATGATGTTTATCTTTTTCTTGGGGGCGACGGTTATTGCCGGACCGTACGTCTTCAATGCCGCGGGAGGGCTTGGGTCGCTTCTGGATACCCTGATGCAGGACCCTAATACTCCCAGGGGATTGCTTGAATATCACGGCAATCCTGGAGCTGGCTCGGTGATGGACATAATGCTTTATGCCATCACGATGGGCCTCGTCTGGATGGTCGCTGTCGGAGTCAGTCCGTGGCAGGCCGGACGAAATCTCATGGCGAAAAATGAACATGTGATTTTCCGTTCCGGAGCCATATCGGCCATTCTGACTGTTGTGTTCTCTATTTATCTGTACCTGATGGCGGTGAGTGTCATTCCGCTGAATCCAGGTATGGAGCAGCCCGAACGTGTCCTGATCTGGGCTGCATTTGAAGTGATGCCCAAGTGTGTTGGCGTCCTGATGCTGACAGGCATTATGACCGCAGGCCTGTCTTCTGCATCAACGTTTCTTTCTGTGGTGAGCTTTAGCCTTTCCAGTGATGTGCTGAATCTCGATACCCGAAACGAAACATCTCACCTCCGGTGGACCCGGGGCATTGTGCTTGGCGTTGGGCTGTTTGCCCTTGTGCTCGCGTATTTGGATCTCTCATCAATCCGTATCATTACGTGGTTCGCCAGTACGATTATTGCCGCATCCTGGGGCTATGTGGCGTTTGCCAGTGTGTGGAGCAAACGCCTCACCGAGCGGGGAGCCTATCTCGCTATGGTCGGAGGCTTCTGTGGTTATCTGTTCTTTAAGTTGCTCAAGGAACTTGGGGTTCCGCATCTTGTTGCATTTCTTGACCCGTTCTTCATTGGGCTTTTCCTGAGTGTCATTCTGGGCGTCCTTGGCTCCAGAGGGCAAACGCGAACTCCAGAAGAACTCGCGTTTTTGGAAAAGCTTCACCGTATTCCTGCGGAAGAAGCACAGGCAAAAGAATATCGGAAAGACAGGGGCTATGGCTGGCTCATGGTTGGGATGGGTGTGCTCGTTTCTGTCTTTCTCCTCAAGTACTGGGCAATTCCCTACAACAGGGCTATTGGCACAGAGCTTCCGTCTCTGCTGCTAAGCCTTGTGGGATAA
- a CDS encoding FAD-dependent oxidoreductase yields MSEDKFDVIIVGGGLAGCTSAYLLAKAGLETLVIERGNFSGAKNMTGGRLYAHSLEKIFPNFAEEAPVERCITHEKISFMTEESSTTMDYAAPAADDQANRSYSVLRSSFDQWLASKAEDAGANMIPGIRVDDLIVRDGKVCGVIAAEEEMEADMVILADGVNSILGEKLGMVSKVTPHNCAVGVKEVIELGKKQVNDRFGCADGEGAAWLFAGMPSDGHMGGGFLYTNEETVSLGVVFGLHNIEKAGKSVPQMLEDFKNHPTIKPLIEGGKQIEYSAHVVPEGGLGMVPQLVGDGVLIAGDAAGLCLNVGYTVRGMDLAIASGEAAAKAIIAAKEKGDFSASALEQYKKDIEESFVMKDLELYKKLPGFLDNPRMFNDYPEMVEGIMKDLFTINGPSVALRKKIMPHLKKVGFLNLMKDAFKGVGSI; encoded by the coding sequence ATGTCTGAAGACAAGTTTGACGTCATTATTGTAGGCGGTGGTTTGGCTGGCTGCACCAGCGCATACCTGCTCGCCAAAGCCGGTCTGGAAACGCTGGTGATTGAGCGCGGAAACTTTTCTGGCGCCAAGAACATGACTGGTGGTCGCCTGTATGCGCACAGCCTGGAGAAGATTTTCCCGAATTTTGCGGAAGAGGCTCCTGTTGAGCGCTGCATCACTCATGAGAAAATTTCTTTTATGACCGAAGAAAGCAGCACCACAATGGATTATGCTGCTCCGGCCGCTGACGATCAGGCGAACCGCTCGTATTCTGTGCTGCGGTCCTCCTTTGACCAGTGGCTCGCTTCCAAGGCCGAAGATGCCGGTGCGAACATGATCCCCGGCATTCGCGTTGACGACCTGATTGTCCGTGACGGCAAGGTCTGTGGCGTTATCGCTGCAGAGGAAGAAATGGAAGCCGACATGGTCATTCTTGCTGATGGTGTGAATTCCATTCTTGGCGAAAAGCTGGGCATGGTCAGTAAGGTAACGCCTCACAACTGTGCTGTTGGCGTCAAGGAAGTCATCGAGCTTGGCAAGAAGCAGGTGAACGACCGCTTTGGCTGTGCTGACGGCGAAGGTGCTGCATGGCTCTTTGCTGGTATGCCTTCTGATGGACATATGGGCGGCGGTTTCCTCTACACGAACGAGGAAACTGTTTCTCTCGGTGTGGTCTTTGGACTGCACAACATCGAAAAGGCAGGCAAAAGTGTTCCGCAGATGCTGGAGGACTTCAAGAACCATCCGACAATCAAGCCCCTTATCGAAGGCGGCAAGCAGATTGAATACTCTGCTCATGTTGTTCCGGAAGGTGGCCTTGGCATGGTGCCCCAGCTTGTGGGTGACGGCGTGCTGATTGCTGGTGACGCTGCAGGACTGTGCCTGAACGTTGGCTACACTGTCCGCGGTATGGATTTGGCTATTGCTTCTGGTGAAGCCGCAGCAAAGGCCATCATTGCCGCCAAGGAAAAGGGCGACTTTAGTGCGAGTGCCCTTGAGCAGTACAAGAAGGACATCGAGGAAAGCTTTGTGATGAAGGACCTTGAGCTGTACAAAAAGCTTCCCGGTTTCCTCGACAATCCCCGTATGTTCAACGACTACCCAGAAATGGTGGAAGGCATCATGAAAGATCTCTTTACCATTAATGGCCCGTCTGTTGCCTTGCGCAAGAAAATTATGCCTCACCTGAAAAAGGTCGGTTTCCTCAACCTCATGAAGGATGCTTTCAAAGGAGTGGGTTCCATATGA
- a CDS encoding 4Fe-4S dicluster domain-containing protein gives MSNTVNVDVKLGVNKFFVDEGNPHIELVENPDPAEFAKLEAACPAGLYKRDESGNVHFDCAGCLECGTCRILCGKTIIKKWEYPNGTFGVEYRYG, from the coding sequence ATGAGCAACACAGTCAACGTTGACGTCAAACTCGGTGTAAATAAATTTTTCGTGGATGAAGGCAATCCGCATATTGAGCTTGTCGAGAATCCCGATCCGGCTGAATTTGCCAAGCTTGAAGCTGCCTGCCCCGCAGGTCTCTACAAGCGCGACGAAAGTGGCAATGTTCATTTTGACTGTGCCGGTTGTCTTGAATGCGGTACCTGCCGTATTCTGTGTGGCAAGACCATTATTAAAAAATGGGAATACCCGAACGGGACATTCGGCGTCGAATATCGCTACGGTTAA
- a CDS encoding YhdT family protein translates to MSKQTQDWRFAQANKEALLCLGAYALYFVWWYVSGYGLGDGDPEQYSTILGLPAWFFYSCIVGYPLITVLLWVMVRLFFKDMPLDEPLDEKSAHVDVEGDDA, encoded by the coding sequence ATGAGCAAGCAGACACAGGACTGGCGTTTTGCGCAGGCCAACAAGGAAGCATTGCTTTGCCTTGGAGCATATGCCCTGTATTTTGTCTGGTGGTACGTCAGTGGATATGGACTTGGGGACGGAGACCCTGAGCAGTATTCCACAATTCTGGGACTTCCTGCCTGGTTTTTTTATAGCTGCATTGTCGGCTATCCTCTGATTACCGTGCTTTTATGGGTAATGGTCCGCCTCTTCTTTAAAGACATGCCTCTTGATGAGCCGCTTGATGAAAAGAGCGCTCACGTGGATGTAGAAGGGGACGACGCATGA
- the panF gene encoding sodium/pantothenate symporter, with protein MNAHLMTIIPVIVYLILSFGVAFWARRRSSAGDSSQGFIEEYFIGGRSMGGFVLAMTIIASYTSASSFVGGPGVAYRFGLSWVFLAMIQVPTTFLTLGVLGKRFAIMARKTQSVTLTDFLRARFQSEAVVILCSVALLIFFMAAMLAQFIGGARLFQAVTGYPYLVGLILFGLTVVLYTAVGGFRAVVLTDAIQGLVMAIAAVVVLFAVIKAGGGLEQCITTLKSIDPGLITPTGPKDVVPKPFILSFWILVGLGILGLPQTTQKCMAYRDSRAMHDAMIMGTLLIGFMILCAHLSGTLGRAVIPDLPAGDLAMPTLIVKLLSPFWAGVFIAGPLAAIMSTVDSMLLLASAAIIKDLYIQYKFDGDASKMTPISLKRMSLASTAVIGLLVFLAAIQPPDLLVWINLFAFGGLEAVYLWPIIMGLYWKRANASGAVCSIVFGTAAFFALTILKPDMGGVHAIVPTVAISFFAFVAGTYLTPPPADRIIQLFWGKIGDDPQPVSAGWRDGERSGASPGPRARE; from the coding sequence ATGAATGCCCATCTCATGACCATTATCCCAGTCATTGTGTATCTGATCCTTTCGTTTGGCGTGGCCTTTTGGGCGCGCAGGCGATCTTCCGCCGGAGACTCCTCTCAGGGATTCATCGAAGAATATTTTATTGGTGGCCGTTCTATGGGGGGCTTTGTCCTCGCCATGACCATCATTGCCAGCTACACCAGCGCGAGCAGCTTTGTTGGTGGGCCGGGAGTGGCGTACCGTTTTGGTCTGAGCTGGGTCTTTCTTGCCATGATTCAGGTCCCCACGACCTTCCTGACCCTTGGAGTGCTTGGAAAGCGTTTTGCCATTATGGCCAGAAAGACACAGTCCGTGACCCTGACGGATTTTTTGCGCGCACGCTTTCAGAGTGAAGCTGTTGTCATTCTCTGTTCTGTTGCGCTGCTGATATTTTTTATGGCCGCCATGCTTGCCCAGTTTATTGGTGGCGCGCGGCTTTTTCAGGCTGTGACGGGTTACCCGTACCTTGTGGGCCTGATTCTCTTTGGCCTTACGGTTGTTCTGTATACTGCTGTTGGTGGCTTCCGGGCTGTTGTGCTGACTGATGCCATCCAGGGGCTTGTTATGGCCATTGCTGCCGTGGTTGTGCTGTTTGCGGTTATCAAGGCTGGTGGTGGACTTGAGCAGTGCATTACGACGCTCAAGAGCATTGATCCGGGGCTGATTACTCCAACAGGCCCAAAAGATGTTGTACCAAAGCCCTTTATTCTTTCGTTTTGGATACTTGTTGGCCTTGGCATTCTTGGCTTGCCCCAGACAACGCAGAAGTGCATGGCCTACCGCGATTCGCGCGCAATGCATGACGCCATGATTATGGGAACCCTGCTTATTGGTTTCATGATTTTATGCGCGCACCTTTCCGGTACTCTTGGCCGAGCCGTGATTCCTGATTTACCCGCAGGTGATTTGGCGATGCCCACACTTATTGTAAAGCTGCTGTCGCCGTTTTGGGCTGGAGTCTTTATTGCCGGGCCTCTGGCCGCGATTATGTCCACCGTGGACTCCATGTTGCTGCTTGCCTCGGCCGCGATTATTAAGGATTTATACATTCAGTATAAGTTTGATGGTGACGCATCCAAGATGACGCCCATCAGCCTCAAGCGCATGAGTCTTGCCTCTACCGCCGTGATTGGCCTTCTTGTCTTTCTCGCTGCGATTCAGCCGCCTGACTTACTTGTCTGGATTAATCTTTTTGCTTTTGGTGGACTTGAGGCAGTGTACTTGTGGCCTATCATTATGGGGCTGTACTGGAAGCGGGCAAATGCTTCTGGGGCGGTCTGTTCGATTGTTTTCGGTACCGCCGCATTTTTTGCTCTTACCATTCTGAAGCCGGATATGGGGGGCGTGCACGCTATTGTTCCCACTGTGGCGATTTCCTTTTTTGCTTTTGTTGCAGGGACGTATTTAACCCCGCCTCCAGCGGACAGGATAATTCAGCTCTTTTGGGGGAAGATTGGGGACGATCCCCAGCCCGTGAGTGCTGGATGGAGGGATGGGGAGAGATCTGGGGCCAGCCCTGGACCCCGCGCAAGGGAATGA
- a CDS encoding ABC transporter ATP-binding protein, with protein sequence MILSVSNLNFDYGAQRVLHQIRFALDHNEILAILGPNGSGKTTLLKNINSILTPSQGNVMVEGHEILSMKLQDVAKLIGYVPQKTDSARITVFDAVLLGRTPHMSWSLGSHDIDLVHNALRLTGLDALALRMTDQLSGGELQKVAIARAIVQEPKLMLLDEPTSALDLKSQINILNTLKGLVTAQHLAAVITLHDINAALRYADKLIFLKSGRIHKFCSATDISSQLVEDVYELPVDIVHVHGTPFVVPTAAM encoded by the coding sequence ATGATTCTGTCTGTCTCGAATCTCAACTTTGATTATGGAGCACAACGCGTTCTGCACCAGATACGCTTTGCCCTCGACCACAATGAAATCCTCGCCATCCTTGGCCCAAATGGTTCAGGAAAAACAACACTTCTCAAAAATATCAATAGCATTCTTACCCCGTCTCAGGGGAATGTCATGGTTGAAGGACACGAGATCCTTTCCATGAAACTTCAGGATGTGGCCAAGCTCATAGGCTACGTACCACAAAAGACAGACTCCGCGCGCATCACAGTCTTTGATGCCGTCCTGCTTGGACGCACGCCCCATATGTCCTGGAGTCTTGGCAGCCACGATATTGATCTTGTGCACAACGCACTTCGGCTTACCGGGCTTGATGCGCTGGCACTTCGGATGACAGATCAGCTCAGCGGTGGAGAACTCCAAAAAGTCGCCATTGCCAGAGCGATTGTTCAGGAACCAAAGCTTATGCTTCTGGATGAGCCAACAAGTGCCCTTGATCTGAAAAGTCAAATCAACATCCTGAATACGCTCAAAGGACTGGTCACAGCACAGCACCTCGCAGCAGTGATTACGCTTCATGACATCAACGCCGCCCTGCGCTACGCAGACAAGCTTATTTTCCTCAAATCAGGTCGAATCCATAAATTTTGTAGCGCTACAGACATCAGTTCCCAGCTTGTCGAAGACGTCTACGAATTGCCAGTAGACATCGTCCATGTCCACGGCACGCCCTTTGTAGTCCCCACAGCTGCCATGTAA
- a CDS encoding FecCD family ABC transporter permease: MGNSLALSQRYAAYINKKILLLGVLGASLVLTLLVSLSLGAAQIPLHDVLAALSGTPVDARLKLIIWNIRLPQALSALLAGAGLAISGTVMQSILRNPLGSPFTLGISHAAAFGAALAVMLLGGFAQSHHSVASSIGPYCITATAFALSIITAALIVLISRHQGTRSEVMVLSGVALGSLFTAATMFLQLIADDVQLAAMVFWTFGDTARASWTELGLMSVLLALCSAYFLWNSWAYNAIDIGDETAQGLGVQVSKIRFMGMLAASLLTACIIAFLGIIGFVGLVVPHICRKLTGADHRFLLPASFLGGALLLLLSDTAARLILAPHILPVSVLTAFMGAPVFLYLIIKGQRS, translated from the coding sequence ATGGGAAATAGCCTTGCCCTTTCTCAACGCTACGCCGCGTACATTAACAAAAAGATCCTGCTCCTTGGCGTCCTTGGCGCTTCGCTTGTCCTGACTCTTTTGGTGAGTCTCTCACTTGGTGCAGCACAAATACCGCTCCATGATGTGCTTGCCGCACTCTCCGGCACTCCCGTTGACGCGCGTCTTAAACTCATCATCTGGAATATCCGTCTCCCGCAGGCACTTTCTGCACTTCTGGCAGGAGCGGGACTCGCAATATCCGGGACAGTCATGCAGTCAATCCTGCGAAACCCTCTGGGATCACCTTTCACTCTTGGGATTTCCCATGCAGCAGCCTTTGGAGCCGCGCTCGCCGTCATGCTCCTTGGTGGTTTCGCCCAAAGCCACCACAGCGTCGCCTCAAGCATTGGTCCGTACTGCATTACGGCAACAGCATTTGCCCTAAGCATCATAACTGCCGCACTTATCGTCCTCATCTCACGCCATCAGGGAACCCGTTCAGAAGTCATGGTCCTGAGCGGTGTAGCACTGGGATCGCTTTTTACTGCGGCAACCATGTTTCTCCAGCTTATTGCCGACGACGTCCAGCTTGCAGCAATGGTCTTCTGGACCTTTGGAGATACGGCCCGGGCATCATGGACAGAGCTTGGTCTGATGAGCGTACTTCTTGCTCTGTGCTCAGCCTATTTTCTGTGGAATAGCTGGGCCTACAACGCCATAGACATTGGTGACGAAACAGCTCAGGGGCTGGGTGTGCAGGTGAGCAAAATTCGATTCATGGGGATGCTCGCAGCCTCCCTTCTGACGGCCTGCATCATCGCCTTTCTTGGTATTATCGGCTTTGTAGGCCTCGTAGTTCCGCACATCTGTCGAAAGCTTACCGGTGCGGACCACCGCTTTCTCCTGCCAGCCTCTTTTCTCGGCGGGGCACTCCTGCTGCTGCTTTCAGACACTGCGGCCCGCCTCATTCTTGCGCCGCATATACTACCCGTTTCTGTGCTTACGGCATTCATGGGAGCACCTGTTTTCCTGTATCTTATTATCAAGGGGCAACGGTCATGA
- a CDS encoding iron ABC transporter substrate-binding protein, translating to MKRLFILLWTLLFTFSFSVAQARSITDALGRQIAIPERVTHVLCSGSGCLRLLSYLEGQTFAVAADEMETRYEKFTARPYALAYPEFKKLPQCGEIRGHDNPEHILMLSPAPQVIFKTVSSHQGTEPDKLQKKTGIPVIAIHYGNLDSRREELFQSLRIIGEVIDKQQRAEDVVSFIQTRIADLKKRTAHIPDSKRPRTFVGGVAYRGPHGYQSTEPGYPPFAFVGAKNLAAEGCAGKALSKHASVAKEKILAWDPDVLFLDLSTLQMEATASGLYELKNDPAYQSLTAVQKNRVYGVLPYNWYSKNYGSILANAYYAGKILYPEEFADINPAHQADEIFRFLVGAPVFERMNSAFSNLAFSRITVSNNGK from the coding sequence ATGAAACGGCTTTTCATTCTGCTCTGGACTCTGCTTTTTACTTTCTCGTTCTCCGTAGCTCAGGCCCGCAGCATCACAGATGCGCTTGGCCGACAGATAGCTATCCCTGAACGCGTCACTCACGTTTTGTGCTCTGGTTCAGGGTGCCTGCGCCTGCTCAGCTACCTTGAAGGCCAAACGTTTGCTGTCGCCGCAGATGAAATGGAAACCCGCTACGAAAAATTTACGGCGCGCCCCTACGCGCTGGCATATCCTGAATTCAAAAAGCTTCCCCAGTGCGGAGAAATTCGCGGACACGATAACCCTGAACACATTCTTATGCTGTCTCCTGCGCCACAGGTTATCTTTAAAACAGTCTCCTCTCATCAGGGAACCGAGCCAGACAAACTCCAGAAGAAAACCGGAATTCCTGTTATTGCCATCCACTATGGCAACCTTGATTCACGAAGAGAAGAGCTGTTCCAAAGCCTGCGAATTATCGGAGAAGTCATAGACAAACAGCAGCGTGCGGAAGATGTTGTCTCCTTTATCCAGACACGCATTGCGGACCTCAAAAAAAGAACGGCCCACATTCCCGACAGCAAAAGACCCAGAACCTTTGTCGGCGGCGTTGCCTACCGAGGCCCACACGGCTACCAGTCTACAGAACCCGGCTACCCCCCGTTTGCCTTTGTTGGAGCAAAAAATCTTGCAGCCGAAGGCTGTGCAGGAAAAGCACTGAGTAAGCATGCAAGCGTTGCAAAAGAGAAAATTCTTGCGTGGGACCCAGATGTCCTCTTCCTTGACCTCTCCACGCTCCAGATGGAAGCCACAGCAAGCGGCCTGTACGAACTCAAAAACGATCCGGCATACCAAAGCCTCACGGCAGTTCAGAAAAACAGGGTCTACGGTGTGCTCCCGTATAACTGGTATTCAAAAAACTACGGAAGCATACTGGCAAATGCCTATTACGCAGGAAAAATTCTTTATCCAGAAGAGTTTGCAGACATTAACCCCGCACACCAGGCAGACGAAATCTTCCGTTTCCTTGTTGGTGCTCCAGTATTTGAACGCATGAATAGCGCATTTTCCAATCTTGCATTTAGCCGCATCACTGTGAGCAACAATGGGAAATAG